The Alosa alosa isolate M-15738 ecotype Scorff River chromosome 8, AALO_Geno_1.1, whole genome shotgun sequence genome contains the following window.
ttatttatttatttatttaattattttttttgggggggggggggtcccgcATTGGAAGTGAAGTGTCCCTCATTTGGGGTTAAGGaagttggcaaccctaagtgtttcccatacattgacttatttgtggcggcccaccacaatatcaacattgaccaccacacaatgattttccaggttgtactaaattgtgctcaaatcttgttagcatcataaccacgctgcgcattcaagttaattctgcaaacctaccaccacaaatagaattcagttctgtgggaaacactgctgtggGTGTATCcatgttttattcatgttttgttgttgttttgtgtgtgtgtgtgtgtgagagcagaagCCTGTGAACTTCCGCCTGAGGAACCACGAGACAGGTCACTTCTTGTCAATCACAGGAGCCCTGGAGGACATCAAGCTGATGCGTATCCAGGCAACAGCAGAGACAGGCAGAGCCGAGCAGGTCTGGGCCTATCAGGACGGCCAACTGCAGTGCAAGGTAAAGCAACCATGACAACCAGGTGTCAAAGGGTGGGTGAGGAGGGAATTTGTGTcgagatgtgtatttgtgtgtcctGCCACCTCTTAATTAACCTGACTCTGCCAGATGGATGCTTCGCATTTGCTCTGCAtgtccatctgggaactttcgtTGGAGAACATTTGGGAAGGGGCGagaatactggttagctgattggataaaccatctgtctatcaccacctatgttggttatccacgggccaaatcaaccaatcagatgaaCAAAGTGTTCTACTAATGCCTTCATTTAACATAAGTTAGGTAACATGACTAACATTAACGTTTTTaaacttaccatttgtatgttacatgaacctcatcaacgacaatccccaccaagttttcacggtacacttctgaagaaagcATATTCCTCCATTTCTCgttaagtaggcctaaccaAGATTCAGGGCTACTGAACGCCGATTGGAATCAGCcatggaggatgtctgtgtcgttcattccattcattttctattctattctattctatctctcacttcaacacacacacacacacacgttatactatctctcacacatacatacccacaccataacacacacacagactcagatgTTGGAGGACTGCTGTGTGGAGCCCTTGGGCAGTCTGGTCCGGCCGGGAGCTCGTCTGTGTATGACTGCAGAGAAAGGCAAACCAGACCAGCTGTGGAACATCACCCCAGAGGGCCTGATCCGCAGCAACGTCAGCCCTGACCTCGTgtttgaggtcaaaggtcagtggGGACACTAGTGttacagtttgtgtgtgagagagagagttactgaGTGATGCTTTCACAAAAGTTCTTTGATTTCAGAGATTCTTTGTCTTTTATCCTGGTTTGCTGTGACTTGGGTTAAAGATGACCATTTCTCGCTGTACATTTTAAATCGGACAGAAATGTTTTTAATGAGCTGTTTTACTATGAGGCCCTGCTCGGTGAGACTGCTCTTCTGACTGCCAGGACGTTTTGATTGGTGCAGGGAAAGGAGGCGTGTAGATGAGCCATGGCTCTGTGAGCAATAGGCCGTCAGCTCCCTCTAGCGGTGTTTAAAACGGTGGCACGCCCGGGGAATAATCGAGTACCTACAAGTGGACAGGGTTGAATGTATGAATGTTGTTGATTTGTTGGTTTCAGGAAGAACATGACTGGTTTAAATCTTGATTCGTGATTCATTAGTTTTTATTTGTCTCTTCACACTTTATAGTACATAGACCTAGTCATAATGATGTGAAATATGATGATTAACCAGGTAGATTGGTACTGAACACTAGGATTCCATTGAAGGTTATACAAATGTAACCTTCTGTGTTGCCAAACATTACTACACTTCAACACTATAGATCCATGGCAACAAGGAGCATATAACATGACCTATTAGCCTTTGCTGTGTCTTTTATTAGATGGTTTCTTTTTAATCCCCCTTTCTCCTTGTTCTGTCTTCAGGAGGAGAGCAGTACGACAAACATCATGTGGTTCTCAATGCGTTCAACCAGAGCAAGCTGAACCAGAGATGGAGTCTGGAGTTTGTGTGAGCGGTGTGGGGTGATATCCACTAGCCTCTGTGGTCTCTGGGGTGCAGCTGCACGGGGAGGACCCACAGCTGCTCACGCACAGGATCACAGGGCTCAGTGCTGCAGCTGCACCACAGGACCTATAGACTCAGTCATGCAGCTGCGCCCTGGGACCCATGAGCTCAGTCGTGCAGCTGCACCATGGGACCCATGGTCCCTGTCATGCAGCTGCACCATGAGGCCCACAGCGCAGAAAGATGCGGTGCTGTATTATGCACTCACCAACCTTTCATTCAAATACCTCACGTTGTAACTGTGTACATAGCAGCAATAGAAGTGGACCGGACTGCTCAGGAAAATGACTGTTTTGCTGCTTCTAATGCAAGCTGGATGGAGTTGAACATCTCATGCACATGATCTTGTACAGTAACTGGCTTGTGATGTTGTGACTGGCCTTCTTTATCCAAACAATTGCTAGTAAATATCAACAGGCCTTTGGTCTTTACTCCCTCAGAACTGAACTTGTTTTTCTTACACCATAGGGACTTTAAGggaatattttttaattgataTAAGGTCATACTGTAAGGCATCTGTTCCTTCGAagcatatgacacacacacacaccccactgtcCAAGACCAGGAAGAGATTGGTCTTTTCCCACCATGCAGGATGAAGGACAAAAGGGAGAAACTGAACTTCACACTAACCTCTCATTACCTcttctctcctacacacacacacacacacacacacacacacacacacacacacacacacacacacacacacacacaagaacacaagaAACACAAAAGTGGGAGTGCGTGTGAGATGACAGTTTATTGCTTAAggcaaacatgaacacacacaccgagtCAGCCATAATGTGGTCCCTCCATCACAGAGGTAAATAAGGCTGTTGTGTCTGGTCATATTCCATGAAAGCCTTCGAAAAAAATACAGTTTGAggtaggcagagtgtgtgtgtgtgtgtgagcacatccAACAGAAAGAGTGAAAGCACAAGCCCCTAAACAAAGCCACACCACACAAAACAGCCATGTCAGAGTGATAGTTCACACACTATTTGAGACAAGAGAAGAgcgatgtttgtttgtgtgtgtgtccgacagCATGAACCCAATGCCCAGAGCTATCCCAACCCCCTTCTCAAAAGCACCTGTTTTACAcagcctcgtgtgtgtgtgatagagagagaaaaaaaaacattaaatgttGCAAGGTTCCTCACATTACAAAGCTTTCATATCATTTGCACATTGTGTCAACACCGAAACCCGCTGTTGTAGTTCACTTTAcgttgtcggtgtgtgtgtatgtgagagtgtgtgtgtgtgatagagagagaaaaaaaaaaacattaaatgttGCAAGCTTCCTCACATTACAAAGCTTTCATATCATTTGCACATTGTGAAAACACCGAAACCCGCTGTTGTAGTTCCCTTTAcgttgtcggtgtgtgtgtatgtgagagtgtgtgtgtgtgtgtgagagagagagttcccactctcactctctctgagtGGCCTGTTGGCTATCTGCGGCCTGTGTCAACAGTCTCAGTCATCTGGGTGCCCACTGCAGCCTGTGCCGCTGAGCCCTGTGCCATCTCTGCAGCCTGTGCCATGTCTGCAGCCTGTGCTGCCATCTCTGCAGCCTGTGCCACTGAGCCCTGTGCCATCTCTGCAGCCTGTGCCACTGAGCCCTGTGCCATCTCTGCAGCCTTTGCTGCCATCTCTGCAGCCTGTGCCACTGAGCCCTGTGCCATCTCTGCAGCCTGTGCCACTGAGCCCTGTGCTATCTCTACAGCCTGTGCCACTGAGCCCTGTGCCATCTCTGCTATCTCTACAGCCTGTGCCACTGAGCCCTGTGCTATCTCTTCAGACTCTGCCTCTATGCCCTGTGCCATCTCTGCAGACTCTGCCTCTGCCTGTGCCATCTCTGCAGACTCTGTGACTGTTCCCTGTGCCATCTCTGCAGACTCTGCCTCTATGCACTGTGCCCCTGGATGCTCAGACCCCTCAGCG
Protein-coding sequences here:
- the LOC125299666 gene encoding chromosome partition protein Smc-like, which codes for MVAGVMTVEGLTVEAVEEGRVETGPAFAEGSEHPGAQCIEAESAEMAQGTVTESAEMAQAEAESAEMAQGIEAESEEIAQGSVAQAVEIAEMAQGSVAQAVEIAQGSVAQAAEMAQGSVAQAAEMAAKAAEMAQGSVAQAAEMAQGSVAQAAEMAAQAADMAQAAEMAQGSAAQAAVGTQMTETVDTGRR